Proteins from one Desulfitobacterium chlororespirans DSM 11544 genomic window:
- a CDS encoding TorD/DmsD family molecular chaperone yields the protein MSSLGNNEMQEMLAYRCVMFDLLRSLFMWECPEELFADMISWSEPERGEAMAPDCAEARLRKGLSSLSSAELEKVYHEATIEFTRLFVGPYHLEAPPYESVYRNSNRLMMQDVTMKVKRFYRENGYERSGVYKEPDDQIGVELEFMYALSEEALQAFRKGNFEKLKRILSAQEQFMDLHLRKWLPQFCQDILKSSQNEFWRSIAVFTENYIEEDKEQIQRIQRELNVYCQS from the coding sequence TTGAGTAGTCTGGGTAATAACGAAATGCAGGAAATGTTGGCTTATCGATGTGTTATGTTTGATCTATTGCGAAGTCTATTTATGTGGGAATGCCCGGAAGAACTTTTCGCGGACATGATCTCCTGGTCAGAGCCGGAACGTGGTGAAGCAATGGCCCCAGACTGTGCAGAAGCGCGACTCAGAAAAGGTCTGTCATCCCTATCTTCTGCAGAGCTGGAAAAGGTCTATCATGAGGCAACGATAGAGTTTACCAGGCTCTTTGTGGGACCTTATCACTTGGAGGCTCCTCCTTATGAATCGGTATACCGCAACTCCAACCGGCTCATGATGCAGGATGTTACCATGAAGGTCAAGAGGTTTTACAGAGAGAACGGTTATGAAAGAAGCGGGGTCTATAAGGAACCTGATGATCAGATTGGGGTAGAGCTGGAGTTTATGTATGCCCTGAGTGAAGAGGCTTTGCAGGCTTTTCGGAAGGGGAATTTCGAGAAGTTAAAGAGGATTTTATCCGCTCAGGAACAATTCATGGATCTTCACCTGCGAAAGTGGTTACCCCAATTCTGTCAGGATATCCTGAAATCGTCTCAGAACGAATTCTGGAGAAGTATTGCTGTCTTTACCGAGAACTATATTGAAGAAGACAAGGAACAGATCCAGCGGATTCAACGGGAACTCAATGTATATTGCCAGAGCTAA
- a CDS encoding 4Fe-4S dicluster domain-containing protein, which produces MAGQKAFLYNQNYCVGCHSCETACMVKNQVDVGVSWRTLDSFEVEINGRMVERYLSHSCMHCAEPQCASVCPTKAYTKREDGLVIQDHDKCVGCGYCIYACPYQAPKMNPYTKKTEKCTGCYDLIDAGEQPMCVRGCPVQVLKIEDIDKLDAEGAVKEAIGFQAFATNPSMRFVKIKQ; this is translated from the coding sequence ATGGCTGGTCAGAAAGCATTTCTTTACAATCAGAATTATTGCGTAGGATGCCATTCCTGTGAAACGGCATGTATGGTTAAGAACCAAGTGGATGTAGGTGTAAGCTGGAGAACTTTGGATAGCTTTGAGGTTGAGATCAACGGAAGAATGGTGGAGCGTTATCTTTCCCATTCCTGTATGCATTGTGCGGAACCTCAATGTGCTTCAGTATGTCCTACCAAAGCCTATACCAAACGGGAAGATGGGCTGGTGATTCAGGACCACGATAAATGCGTGGGGTGCGGATATTGCATCTATGCTTGCCCGTATCAGGCACCAAAGATGAATCCCTATACCAAAAAAACAGAAAAATGCACAGGCTGTTATGACTTGATTGACGCAGGGGAGCAACCCATGTGTGTCCGGGGGTGCCCGGTTCAGGTCTTAAAAATAGAGGATATCGATAAGCTCGATGCTGAAGGAGCGGTTAAGGAAGCCATCGGTTTCCAGGCCTTTGCCACCAATCCATCCATGCGTTTTGTGAAGATAAAGCAGTAG
- a CDS encoding molybdopterin-dependent oxidoreductase produces MTDAKDSQGFSRRSFLKGSTALGLSMGLFGLTACTDKNSGSKSVIGVQTGEKTLTTHTCPRNCYDTCSLIGEKVDGRIVRIVGDPKNPITAGTPCVKGQTHINVLYHPDRILHPLKRAGKKGEGKWEKITWNEAYATIVQKLKEAIDQYGSESIMPYNFSGTIGFVHQHGVPWRFFNKIGATNITRTVCNTGGKAALPYTYGDFSSIDPETFAKTKCYVTWGTNESYTNVHSVKFIQQARDNGAKLIVVNPHRHPLASQADLFIQLKPGTDAAFALGVQHIIINENLYDKDFVENYTMGFEELKKQVQNYPPSKVAQLCEVTEEGIREFVKMYTQAKPSIIRMGFGFERRTHGGGMVRAISFLPALMGVVGVEGGGFSYVNYNHYPFDNSYTKRPDLAPRKMRTINMNELGKAIAGELPTTKENPVKVLICFGGNPIPSAPNVNLIKKGLAREDLFTVVHEVFMTDTADYADIILPAAHFIEFEDVIADYLGWYVRYSEQGLEPMGESKSNVQMFNELAKHMGFTDECFNETSTDIIKKGILDKPIFKDITYENLRKNHWIKVDFGNVFSDRKFKTPSGKIEFYSENITKAGLHPVAEYLPEEESQDGSPALFSKYPINLLTPASPQLLSSQWHNVPYIQENLGEPFVTVNAKDAEDRGIKDGDYCLIQNDRGQVKLKAKVSNSAVKAGVAVSFKSYWNKYTDGNTINSLAPDAIGDLDGISTYNTNLVQITKA; encoded by the coding sequence ATGACGGATGCAAAGGATAGCCAAGGGTTTAGCCGCCGCAGTTTCTTAAAGGGTTCAACAGCTTTGGGTCTAAGTATGGGGTTATTTGGCCTGACTGCATGTACGGACAAAAATTCGGGCAGCAAGAGTGTAATCGGTGTTCAGACCGGAGAAAAAACCTTGACCACCCATACCTGTCCCCGCAACTGCTATGATACCTGTTCTTTGATTGGGGAGAAGGTTGATGGGCGGATCGTCAGGATTGTCGGCGACCCTAAGAATCCCATAACCGCAGGGACACCTTGTGTCAAGGGGCAAACCCACATCAATGTGCTTTATCATCCTGATCGTATTTTGCATCCCCTGAAGCGTGCCGGTAAAAAAGGGGAAGGAAAATGGGAAAAGATTACCTGGAATGAAGCCTATGCTACGATCGTCCAAAAACTTAAGGAAGCCATCGACCAATATGGTTCAGAATCGATCATGCCCTATAATTTTTCGGGGACCATCGGGTTTGTTCATCAGCATGGTGTTCCCTGGCGGTTTTTCAATAAGATCGGAGCGACCAATATCACCAGAACGGTATGCAATACCGGTGGCAAGGCGGCGCTGCCCTACACTTATGGCGATTTCTCATCCATCGATCCGGAAACCTTTGCTAAAACAAAGTGCTATGTTACCTGGGGAACCAATGAATCCTACACCAATGTCCATTCCGTGAAATTCATTCAACAAGCGCGGGATAATGGGGCCAAACTCATTGTGGTTAATCCCCATCGCCATCCCCTGGCCTCCCAAGCGGATTTATTTATTCAGCTTAAACCGGGAACCGATGCCGCCTTTGCTCTGGGTGTCCAGCATATCATCATCAATGAGAACCTTTATGACAAGGACTTTGTGGAAAACTATACGATGGGTTTCGAGGAACTTAAAAAACAAGTCCAGAACTATCCGCCCAGCAAGGTGGCTCAACTATGTGAAGTTACCGAAGAGGGAATAAGGGAATTTGTGAAGATGTATACCCAGGCTAAGCCCTCGATCATTAGAATGGGCTTTGGTTTTGAAAGGCGGACCCATGGCGGGGGGATGGTCAGAGCCATTTCGTTTCTTCCTGCCCTGATGGGAGTTGTCGGTGTCGAGGGTGGGGGATTCAGCTATGTTAACTACAATCATTATCCTTTTGACAACAGTTACACGAAACGTCCGGACTTAGCCCCCCGCAAGATGCGGACCATTAATATGAATGAATTAGGCAAGGCGATTGCCGGAGAGCTTCCCACCACGAAGGAGAATCCGGTGAAAGTATTGATCTGCTTCGGCGGCAATCCGATTCCTTCGGCTCCCAATGTGAACTTGATCAAGAAAGGATTGGCGAGAGAAGATTTATTCACAGTGGTTCACGAAGTATTTATGACGGATACGGCGGACTATGCCGATATTATCCTTCCCGCTGCTCATTTTATTGAATTTGAGGACGTTATTGCCGATTACCTCGGTTGGTATGTCCGCTACAGCGAACAAGGGCTGGAGCCCATGGGAGAATCCAAATCCAATGTGCAGATGTTTAATGAGCTGGCCAAACACATGGGGTTCACTGATGAATGCTTCAATGAAACATCCACCGATATCATTAAGAAGGGGATTCTGGACAAGCCCATCTTTAAAGACATTACCTATGAGAATCTGAGGAAAAATCACTGGATTAAGGTGGATTTCGGGAATGTTTTCAGTGATCGCAAATTTAAGACGCCCTCGGGGAAAATCGAATTTTACTCTGAGAATATCACCAAAGCAGGATTGCATCCGGTGGCGGAGTATCTGCCGGAAGAGGAGAGTCAGGACGGTTCTCCGGCCTTATTTTCAAAATATCCCATTAATCTCTTGACCCCGGCTTCACCCCAATTGCTGAGCTCACAATGGCATAATGTCCCCTATATCCAGGAAAATCTGGGTGAGCCTTTTGTCACGGTCAATGCCAAGGACGCCGAAGACAGGGGAATTAAAGATGGTGATTATTGTCTGATTCAAAATGACAGGGGGCAGGTCAAGCTGAAAGCGAAGGTCAGCAATAGTGCAGTTAAAGCAGGCGTGGCGGTGAGCTTCAAGAGCTATTGGAATAAGTATACGGATGGCAACACGATCAATAGTTTAGCTCCCGATGCGATTGGCGATTTAGACGGAATCTCCACCTATAATACAAATTTAGTGCAAATCACGAAAGCTTGA
- a CDS encoding TorD/DmsD family molecular chaperone produces the protein MMYTWPEVWKLRTELYKFLGNCLLEPLSASTTKTFEGKVWESFPLEPANRQMESGLGQLRKCTEGLKIMAPNEARQEVMVEYTILFLGPGRPKAPPWESVYRTEGQLLFSRTTYEVRKILADNGLEMVEKNHQPEDHIGIELLALALMSENVQDVQEWKEQKTRIGRQASFIDEHLLSWIPGLCKDAKQNGSVGYYGGLIELIWGILLWDRELLQEFLTQGEDLAGILV, from the coding sequence ATGATGTATACCTGGCCTGAAGTTTGGAAGTTGCGAACCGAGCTGTATAAGTTTCTGGGCAATTGCCTGTTGGAGCCCCTCTCAGCATCAACGACGAAGACCTTTGAGGGAAAGGTATGGGAAAGTTTCCCTTTAGAGCCGGCTAATCGGCAGATGGAGTCCGGATTGGGGCAACTAAGAAAGTGTACGGAAGGTCTTAAGATTATGGCGCCAAATGAAGCCCGGCAAGAAGTTATGGTGGAATACACCATCCTCTTTTTGGGGCCTGGCCGGCCTAAAGCCCCGCCGTGGGAGTCCGTGTATCGGACGGAAGGGCAGCTGCTGTTTTCAAGAACAACGTATGAAGTCAGAAAAATCCTTGCGGACAACGGCTTGGAAATGGTAGAGAAAAATCACCAGCCTGAAGATCATATTGGGATTGAATTGCTTGCCTTAGCTCTTATGAGTGAGAATGTGCAGGATGTACAGGAATGGAAGGAGCAAAAGACGAGAATTGGCCGGCAGGCCTCCTTTATAGATGAGCACTTGCTTTCCTGGATTCCCGGGCTTTGCAAGGATGCGAAACAAAATGGCAGTGTAGGCTACTATGGGGGATTGATCGAACTGATTTGGGGAATTCTCCTCTGGGATCGTGAACTCTTGCAGGAGTTTTTGACTCAGGGCGAGGACTTAGCCGGCATTTTAGTATAG
- the nrfD gene encoding NrfD/PsrC family molybdoenzyme membrane anchor subunit: MDKKGNLTIGMVVLGLLTLMGLGAWAFQLANGLGVTGMNNVVSWGSYIAMFMLFVGLSAGGLIVSSSATVFNIPSFKVVAKPAVILSTVCIIIAGAFIIVDLGSPWRIYNLILHPQFRSPLMWDVVVITLYLALNLVYLYFMSRSEPDERKLKIISRIALPTAVLVHSVTAWIFGLQIARAGWHSALMAPLFVASALDSGLALLIIALLALNRLKMFEVEKKLIGTLAGLLVTCVVVDAFFVFSEVLTMLYPGEESAMVVLREMTSGLAAPFFWGEIILGFILPFMILVFKKNRENTNYVMFASVIVILGVFCKRVWLLFSSFIHPNVQGAPGVTYGKFTETMGDMWSLQGSYAPTWVELAIIIGMLSMGALLFTYLSNRFLSGSTDFIPMVKPGQAAENK, encoded by the coding sequence ATGGATAAAAAGGGAAACCTAACTATCGGAATGGTTGTCTTGGGGCTGTTAACCCTTATGGGGTTAGGAGCTTGGGCTTTCCAGCTGGCCAATGGACTTGGGGTAACAGGAATGAATAATGTTGTTTCCTGGGGATCCTATATCGCCATGTTCATGCTCTTTGTGGGTCTTTCCGCCGGGGGTCTGATTGTGTCTTCTTCGGCAACGGTATTCAATATTCCGTCCTTTAAAGTTGTAGCGAAACCGGCGGTCATTCTTTCTACGGTCTGTATTATTATCGCCGGAGCGTTTATTATTGTGGATCTTGGCAGCCCATGGCGGATTTACAATTTAATCCTGCATCCTCAATTCCGTTCTCCTTTGATGTGGGATGTTGTGGTCATCACCTTGTACCTGGCGCTGAATCTGGTCTACCTCTATTTCATGAGCCGATCGGAGCCCGATGAAAGGAAGTTAAAGATTATTTCCAGAATCGCCCTGCCGACGGCAGTGCTGGTCCACTCCGTCACAGCTTGGATTTTTGGTTTGCAGATAGCCCGTGCAGGCTGGCACAGTGCTCTGATGGCACCTCTATTCGTTGCCTCGGCCTTGGATTCCGGACTGGCGTTATTGATTATCGCCTTGTTGGCCTTGAACAGGTTAAAAATGTTTGAAGTTGAGAAAAAACTGATTGGGACGTTAGCCGGCCTCCTCGTTACCTGTGTGGTCGTTGATGCTTTTTTCGTCTTCTCGGAAGTTCTGACGATGCTTTATCCGGGAGAAGAGTCGGCCATGGTGGTATTAAGGGAAATGACCAGCGGGTTAGCTGCTCCGTTTTTCTGGGGGGAAATCATTCTTGGCTTTATCCTGCCCTTTATGATTCTGGTATTTAAGAAGAACAGAGAGAATACGAATTATGTTATGTTTGCTTCGGTAATCGTGATTTTAGGAGTATTTTGCAAACGCGTCTGGCTGCTGTTTTCCTCGTTTATCCATCCTAATGTTCAAGGGGCTCCCGGTGTTACCTATGGGAAATTTACTGAAACTATGGGGGATATGTGGTCCCTTCAGGGCAGTTATGCGCCAACCTGGGTTGAATTAGCCATCATCATCGGCATGCTGTCCATGGGTGCCTTGCTCTTCACCTACCTCAGCAACCGGTTCCTTTCAGGAAGCACCGACTTCATACCGATGGTGAAGCCAGGACAAGCAGCGGAGAACAAATAA
- a CDS encoding 4Fe-4S dicluster domain-containing protein → MAKKLGMVIDSKRCTGCTTCANACKMQNNVPMGMLWNRVLTEGGEEYDTSAGVYPNLQKSFLPIACQHCENAACVKVCPVGATYKDELGRVVINYDRCIGCRFCMAACPYNARVFNWEEPVRDPGFNYGDKDVPIRKVGVMEKCSMCKERTDTGLEPMCVKCCPTRARKFGDLNDPESEVSRLIRERNGQQLLSEKGTKPQVYYLG, encoded by the coding sequence ATGGCAAAAAAATTAGGCATGGTGATTGATTCAAAACGCTGCACGGGATGCACAACATGTGCAAACGCGTGCAAGATGCAGAATAATGTCCCCATGGGTATGTTATGGAACCGTGTGCTCACAGAAGGCGGGGAAGAGTATGATACCAGCGCAGGAGTATACCCAAATTTGCAAAAGAGCTTCCTCCCGATTGCCTGCCAGCATTGCGAAAATGCAGCGTGTGTTAAGGTTTGTCCGGTAGGTGCTACTTACAAAGATGAGCTGGGCAGGGTAGTGATTAATTACGACAGATGCATTGGCTGCCGCTTCTGCATGGCTGCCTGCCCCTATAATGCCCGGGTATTTAACTGGGAGGAACCGGTGCGTGACCCTGGCTTTAATTATGGGGATAAAGACGTGCCGATTCGTAAAGTAGGTGTCATGGAAAAATGCTCAATGTGCAAGGAACGTACCGACACAGGATTAGAACCCATGTGCGTAAAGTGTTGCCCGACCAGAGCTCGGAAATTCGGTGATTTGAATGATCCGGAAAGTGAAGTTTCCCGTTTGATTCGGGAGAGGAATGGACAGCAACTTTTATCGGAAAAAGGGACGAAGCCGCAAGTATATTATTTGGGCTAG